The following are from one region of the Vanessa atalanta chromosome 5, ilVanAtal1.2, whole genome shotgun sequence genome:
- the LOC125063967 gene encoding PDZ and LIM domain protein Zasp isoform X2, producing MAQLITVRLNKSDQQPLGFRLQGGKDFGTPLVVQKVNGGSAAERAGLQAGDALIRVNNTDVYTLRHQEAQDAIRAAGQALELTVQRGGGTWRPSVTPTGSLPRPGTRPLGASPVPVTNTSLKATPQPTRAFGSGHNSVAKPFGYMNGNDSMKSIVNKQYNTPVNMYSDKTIAETLSAQTEVLAGGVLGVNFKKNEKTYDAEKSAVFKVLQEEQNDPEPAEASPGVRHVAAPAAPAPAGPAGAAASGPTGGPTGGPTGGLPVGQNICEECERLITGVFVRIKDKNMHVECFKCSTCGSSLKNQGYYNINGKLYCDIHAKLVARQNPPAANLEPVTVPPGGRVPSNAYSTPLPPLATSTYTNGSSSMFSPSSTLSGPKPFGSSVGSAYSPASLSPRSAPLSPARPAGPPAGPPAGAPGAPYAPKAPVSIFKAKNVKSIVWPPSNHPDDENEKEINPNFVHNTPYSDSSASARESLMMTTNSNINFSNQMRSVEESVSSAKQTPGLPSDKTFGSALMSTSQATSKSEFSVQSQKSQMIQEIASCSVQSFSEKAISEKQNFAMYQTQTASDQIDSNKQITKKDIEKLIESQENQFLPLQSEYNTSNAQKMSQEFAMKQEQINKGYEIKSLNVKQDDKIAEANIQQQTSVFNNYNHPPVFISTETENKESGVSAKTSIMKQNQNAPFLKKCNPSENKQNLSAPHTYNPTNPKVQSKTPSKENPKMAGTTKVTNKPTIERGSLIEALTIAPERPYSPLSFHIPNPSYASTSFDQNQTQNSELLQPMPNQNTNNSTYHSDPNQFGQANMQANMFQTSSEASAFKPVNRQTLPPQQPQEFCGVSNYPHQNKDFVLQQQSNTNFSENFSTSISGAHQGFSPITTAECYSAQPNSQNTMASPILQKSGLHRPDSIPPYQQNLESSHPQIISDSNKAQPTNPGSGQREIPLLQKSEIPQIRTPVPQPQTKFKTETSMSFQPVHDEAQNMSRYSPTNSRPSTPSMINKPAPIIPHYQMNLVTVEHVAPEGRMYKPGSGEVSRSSTPKLNSRSPAPTLPATSNSLKAQAPRIKDSTQRYNAKQCQPSVPPSSSFKKEYDTSFQDNNVKQWLQNQPALVKEEQQSNLEYQTQSYNRGNSNIKEDSMINQNYGQRQMESQNKFEYGSTTVESMKKTFEQFESAQSAKTIEIRQGAVQPSNTYQQTKPTIQPSNYNLKQVFPPPIKETMSPQQNLSFNTTNQNVATISNQTEVYQPTPYISGANQGPVCDPTPSTGSSVGAAARGKAFGVSSAPKRGRGVLNKAALPGSRVPLCGSCNGNIRGPFITALGRIWCPEHFICVNATCRRQLQDIGFVEENGQLYCEYCFEQYIAPACDKCHAKIKGDCLNAIGKHFHPECFSCVYCQKLFGNNPFFLEDGLPYCEADWNELFTTKCFACGFPVEAGDRWVEALNNNYHSQCFNCTVCKKNLEGQSFFAKGGRPFCKMHAR from the exons GTTAACGGTGGGAGCGCAGCAGAGCGCGCGGGGCTGCAAGCCGGCGATGCGCTGATCCGCGTCAACAACACCGACGTGTACACGCTAAGACATCAGGAAGCTCAGGACGCTATCCGAGCTGCTGGCCAAGCACTCGAACTTACCGTACAACG CGGCGGCGGTACCTGGAGGCCATCAGTTACTCCCACAGGCAGTCTTCCTCGCCCAGGCACTCGTCCACTCGGCGCCAGTCCAGTGCCAGTCACGAATACATCACTTAAGGCTACCCCACAGCCTACACGCGCCTTTGGTTCTGGACACAACAGCGTCGCTAAACCGTTCggttat ATGAATGGCAACGACTCCATGAAGAGCATCGTGAATAAGCAGTACAACACTCCAGTAAACATGTACAGCGACAAGACCATCGCCGAGACACTCTCCGCGCAAACCGAGGTGCTGGCTGGAGGAGTGCTTGG ggtTAACTTTAAGAAAAATGAAAAGACCTACGACGCCGAGAAGAGTGCCGTCTTCAAAGTCCTGCAGGAGGAACAAAACGACCCGGAGCCAG CCGAAGCGTCGCCGGGCGTGCGGCACGtggccgcgcccgccgcgcccgcgcccgccggcCCCGCGGGCGCCGCCGCCAGCGGCCCCACCGGCGGCCCCACCGGCGGCCCCACCGGCGGCCTGCCCGTGGGGCAGAACATCTGCGAGGAGTGCGAGCGCCTCATCAC CGGCGTGTTCGTGCGCATCAAGGACAAGAACATGCACGTGGAGTGCTTCAAGTGCTCCACGTGCGGCTCGTCGCTCAAGAACCAGGGCTACTACAACATCAACGGCAAGCTGTACTGCGACATCCACGCCAAGCTCGTGGCGCGCCAGAACCCCCCCGCCGCCAACCTGGAGCCCGTCACCGTGCCGCC CGGTGGCCGAGTTCCGAGCAACGCCTACTCGACGCCGCTGCCCCCGCTGGCCACCAGCACCTACACCAACGGCTCGTCGTCCATGTTCAGC CCGTCCAGCACGCTGTCGGGGCCCAAGCCGTTCGGCTCGTCGGTCGGCTCCGCGTACTCGCCGGCGTCGCTGTCGCCGCGCTCGGCGCCGCTGTCCCCCGCGCGGCCCGCCGGGCCCCCCGCCGGGCCCCCCGCCGGCGCCCCCGGAGCGCCCTACGCCCCCA AGGCCCCAGTTTCCATTTTTAAAG CTAAAAACGTAAAAAGCATTGTGTGGCCCCCGTCAAATCACCCAGATGACGAAAACGAGAAAGAGATAAATCCTAATTTTGTTCATAACACACCTTACAGCGATTCATCTGCCTCCGCTAGAGAATCATTAATGATGACaacaaatagcaatattaaCTTCTCAAACCAAATGAGGTCAGTCGAGGAAAGTGTATCCTCAGCCAAACAAACTCCAGGACTTCCTTCAGACAAAACCTTTGGATCGGCTTTGATGTCCACTTCGCAAGCCACTTCTAAATCAGAATTTTCAGTGCAAAGTCAAAAATCACAAATGATACAAGAGATTGCAAGTTGTAGTGTTCAATCGTTTTCCGAAAAAGCCATATCTGAAAAACAGAATTTTGCTATGTACCAAACGCAAACAGCCTCTGACCAAATCGACAGTAACAAGCAAATTACGAAGAAGGATATCGAAAAATTAATTGAGTCCCAAGAAAATCAATTCCTTCCTTTACAGAGTGAATATAATACATCTAATGCACAAAAAATGTCACAGGAATTTGCGATGAAACAGGAACAAATCAATAAGggctatgaaataaaatcattaaatgttAAACAAGACGATAAAATCGCAGAAGCAAACATACAACAACAGACATccgttttcaataattataatcaccCACCAGTTTTTATTTCCACTGAAACAGAAAACAAAGAAAGCGGCGTATCAGCCAAAACCAGCATTATGAAGCAGAACCAAAACGCtccctttttaaaaaaatgtaacccatctgaaaataaacaaaatctgtCTGCGCCTCATACTTATAATCCAACTAATCCAAAAGTTCAATCCAAAACACCGTCCAAAGAAAACCCTAAAATGGCAGGTACTACAAAAGTAACAAATAAGCCTACGATTGAAAGGGGATCCTTGATAGAAGCTCTTACAATAGCTCCGGAGAGACCATATAGCCCTTTATCTTTTCACATACCAAATCCGAGTTACGCCTCAACTTCTTTTGATCAAAATCAAACGCAAAATTCTGAACTTTTACAACCAATGCCAAACCAGAACACTAATAACTCGACCTATCACTCTGATCCAAATCAATTTGGCCAAGCAAATATGCAAGCTAATATGTTCCAAACATCTTCCGAAGCATCTGCTTTTAAACCAGTAAATAGACAAACGCTTCCACCGCAACAACCTCAAGAGTTTTGTGGAGTTTCTAATTATCCTCATCAAAATAAAGACTTCGTTTTGCAACAACAATCTAATACCAATTTTTCGGAAAACTTTTCTACTAGTATTTCCGGCGCACACCAAGGCTTTTCACCGATAACAACTGCTGAATGCTATAGTGCACAGCCGAATTCGCAAAATACAATGGCTTCTcctatattacaaaaatctGGTTTACATAGACCGGATAGTATTCCTCCTTATCAACAAAATTTAGAAAGTTCACATCCTCAGATAATATCAGACTCAAACAAAGCTCAGCCAACAAATCCTGGTAGTGGACAACGAGAGATCCCTCTACTGCAGAAATCTGAAATACCTCAGATTAGAACACCGGTGCCACAACCTCAAACTAAGTTTAAAACCGAAACCTCTATGTCATTTCAGCCTGTTCATGATGAAGCACAAAATATGTCAAGATATTCACCAACCAATAGTCGTCCAAGCACACCTAGTATGATTAATAAGCCTGCGCCAATAATACCTCATTATCAAATGAATTTAGTTACCGTAGAGCATGTTGCTCCCGAAGGTCGAATGTATAAACCTGGTAGTGGAGAAGTTAGCCGTTCTTCAACACCTAAATTGAATAGCCGTTCACCAGCTCCTACGCTCCCAGCAACTTCTAATTCCTTAAAAGCACAAGCTCCTAGAATAAAAGACTCAACACAAAGATATAACGCTAAACAATGCCAGCCTTCTGTACCACCAAgttcatcatttaaaaaagaatatgatACAAGCTTTCAAGataataatgtaaaacaatGGCTCCAAAATCAACCAGCGCTTGTAAAGGAAGAACAACAATCTAATTTAGAATACCAAACTCAATCATATAACAGaggtaattcaaatattaaagaagATTCTATGATAAACCAAAATTATGGTCAGAGGCAAATGgaatcacaaaataaatttgaatacggTAGTACTACTGTTGAATCTatgaaaaaaacttttgaacaaTTTGAAAGCGCGCAATCCGcaaaaacaatagaaataagACAAGGCGCAGTACAACCTTCTAATACATATCAACAAACCAAACCTACAATTCAACCATCcaattataacttaaaacagGTCTTTCCTCCTCCCATCAAGGAAACCATGTCACCCCAgcaaaatttatcttttaatactaCTAACCAAAATGTTGCCACCATTAGTAATCAAACTGAAGTTTATCAACCGACTCCTTATATATCTGGTGCTAACCAAGGTCCAGTGTGTGATCCTACCCCGTCGACAGGTTCCAGTGTAGGAGCTGCCGCTCGTGGCAAAGCTTTTGGTGTATCATCAGCCCCAAAAAGGGGGCGAGGAGTATTAAACAAAGCTGCTCTACCTGGGTCTCGTGTTCCTCTTTGTGGCTCGTGCAATGGAAATATTAG AGGTCCATTCATCACTGCTCTGGGTCGCATATGGTGCCCCGAACACTTCATCTGCGTTAACGCGACCTGCCGACGCCAGTTGCAAGACATTGGCTTTGTGGAAGAAAATGGCCAGCTTTATTGCGAGTATTGTTTCGAACAATACATCGCTCCGGCTTGCGACAAATGCCATGCTAAGATTAAAGGA GATTGCTTAAACGCGATCGGCAAACACTTCCACCCAGAGTGCTTCAGCTGCGTCTATTGTCAAAAACTCTTTGGAAACAATCCGTTCTTTTTAGAAGATGGATTACCTTACTGTGAAGCAG ACTGGAACGAGCTCTTTACGACGAAATGTTTCGCCTGCGGGTTCCCCGTGGAGGCGGGCGACAGGTGGGTCGAGGCGCTCAACAATAACTACCACAGTCAGTGCTTCAACTGCACG GTGTGCAAAAAGAATCTCGAAGGACAGAGCTTCTTCGCCAAGGGAGGACGACCTTTCTGCAAGATGCACGCCCGCTAG
- the LOC125063967 gene encoding PDZ and LIM domain protein Zasp isoform X4: MAQLITVRLNKSDQQPLGFRLQGGKDFGTPLVVQKVNGGSAAERAGLQAGDALIRVNNTDVYTLRHQEAQDAIRAAGQALELTVQRGGGTWRPSVTPTGSLPRPGTRPLGASPVPVTNTSLKATPQPTRAFGSGHNSVAKPFGYMNGNDSMKSIVNKQYNTPVNMYSDKTIAETLSAQTEVLAGGVLGVNFKKNEKTYDAEKSAVFKVLQEEQNDPEPAPRRRAPAPAPAEAPAPGPAAARADSPCCSECDARIAGVFVRIKDKNMHVECFKCSTCGSSLKNQGYYNINGKLYCDIHAKLVARQNPPAANLEPVTVPPGGRVPSNAYSTPLPPLATSTYTNGSSSMFSPSSTLSGPKPFGSSVGSAYSPASLSPRSAPLSPARPAGPPAGPPAGAPGAPYAPKAPVSIFKAKNVKSIVWPPSNHPDDENEKEINPNFVHNTPYSDSSASARESLMMTTNSNINFSNQMRSVEESVSSAKQTPGLPSDKTFGSALMSTSQATSKSEFSVQSQKSQMIQEIASCSVQSFSEKAISEKQNFAMYQTQTASDQIDSNKQITKKDIEKLIESQENQFLPLQSEYNTSNAQKMSQEFAMKQEQINKGYEIKSLNVKQDDKIAEANIQQQTSVFNNYNHPPVFISTETENKESGVSAKTSIMKQNQNAPFLKKCNPSENKQNLSAPHTYNPTNPKVQSKTPSKENPKMAGTTKVTNKPTIERGSLIEALTIAPERPYSPLSFHIPNPSYASTSFDQNQTQNSELLQPMPNQNTNNSTYHSDPNQFGQANMQANMFQTSSEASAFKPVNRQTLPPQQPQEFCGVSNYPHQNKDFVLQQQSNTNFSENFSTSISGAHQGFSPITTAECYSAQPNSQNTMASPILQKSGLHRPDSIPPYQQNLESSHPQIISDSNKAQPTNPGSGQREIPLLQKSEIPQIRTPVPQPQTKFKTETSMSFQPVHDEAQNMSRYSPTNSRPSTPSMINKPAPIIPHYQMNLVTVEHVAPEGRMYKPGSGEVSRSSTPKLNSRSPAPTLPATSNSLKAQAPRIKDSTQRYNAKQCQPSVPPSSSFKKEYDTSFQDNNVKQWLQNQPALVKEEQQSNLEYQTQSYNRGNSNIKEDSMINQNYGQRQMESQNKFEYGSTTVESMKKTFEQFESAQSAKTIEIRQGAVQPSNTYQQTKPTIQPSNYNLKQVFPPPIKETMSPQQNLSFNTTNQNVATISNQTEVYQPTPYISGANQGPVCDPTPSTGSSVGAAARGKAFGVSSAPKRGRGVLNKAALPGSRVPLCGSCNGNIRGPFITALGRIWCPEHFICVNATCRRQLQDIGFVEENGQLYCEYCFEQYIAPACDKCHAKIKGDCLNAIGKHFHPECFSCVYCQKLFGNNPFFLEDGLPYCEADWNELFTTKCFACGFPVEAGDRWVEALNNNYHSQCFNCTVCKKNLEGQSFFAKGGRPFCKMHAR; this comes from the exons GTTAACGGTGGGAGCGCAGCAGAGCGCGCGGGGCTGCAAGCCGGCGATGCGCTGATCCGCGTCAACAACACCGACGTGTACACGCTAAGACATCAGGAAGCTCAGGACGCTATCCGAGCTGCTGGCCAAGCACTCGAACTTACCGTACAACG CGGCGGCGGTACCTGGAGGCCATCAGTTACTCCCACAGGCAGTCTTCCTCGCCCAGGCACTCGTCCACTCGGCGCCAGTCCAGTGCCAGTCACGAATACATCACTTAAGGCTACCCCACAGCCTACACGCGCCTTTGGTTCTGGACACAACAGCGTCGCTAAACCGTTCggttat ATGAATGGCAACGACTCCATGAAGAGCATCGTGAATAAGCAGTACAACACTCCAGTAAACATGTACAGCGACAAGACCATCGCCGAGACACTCTCCGCGCAAACCGAGGTGCTGGCTGGAGGAGTGCTTGG ggtTAACTTTAAGAAAAATGAAAAGACCTACGACGCCGAGAAGAGTGCCGTCTTCAAAGTCCTGCAGGAGGAACAAAACGACCCGGAGCCAG CGCCGCGCCGGAGGGCCCCCGCCCCGGCGCCCGCCGAGGCCCCCGCGCCGGGccccgccgccgcgcgcgccgacTCGCCCTGTTGTAGCGAGTGCGACGCCCGCATCGC CGGCGTGTTCGTGCGCATCAAGGACAAGAACATGCACGTGGAGTGCTTCAAGTGCTCCACGTGCGGCTCGTCGCTCAAGAACCAGGGCTACTACAACATCAACGGCAAGCTGTACTGCGACATCCACGCCAAGCTCGTGGCGCGCCAGAACCCCCCCGCCGCCAACCTGGAGCCCGTCACCGTGCCGCC CGGTGGCCGAGTTCCGAGCAACGCCTACTCGACGCCGCTGCCCCCGCTGGCCACCAGCACCTACACCAACGGCTCGTCGTCCATGTTCAGC CCGTCCAGCACGCTGTCGGGGCCCAAGCCGTTCGGCTCGTCGGTCGGCTCCGCGTACTCGCCGGCGTCGCTGTCGCCGCGCTCGGCGCCGCTGTCCCCCGCGCGGCCCGCCGGGCCCCCCGCCGGGCCCCCCGCCGGCGCCCCCGGAGCGCCCTACGCCCCCA AGGCCCCAGTTTCCATTTTTAAAG CTAAAAACGTAAAAAGCATTGTGTGGCCCCCGTCAAATCACCCAGATGACGAAAACGAGAAAGAGATAAATCCTAATTTTGTTCATAACACACCTTACAGCGATTCATCTGCCTCCGCTAGAGAATCATTAATGATGACaacaaatagcaatattaaCTTCTCAAACCAAATGAGGTCAGTCGAGGAAAGTGTATCCTCAGCCAAACAAACTCCAGGACTTCCTTCAGACAAAACCTTTGGATCGGCTTTGATGTCCACTTCGCAAGCCACTTCTAAATCAGAATTTTCAGTGCAAAGTCAAAAATCACAAATGATACAAGAGATTGCAAGTTGTAGTGTTCAATCGTTTTCCGAAAAAGCCATATCTGAAAAACAGAATTTTGCTATGTACCAAACGCAAACAGCCTCTGACCAAATCGACAGTAACAAGCAAATTACGAAGAAGGATATCGAAAAATTAATTGAGTCCCAAGAAAATCAATTCCTTCCTTTACAGAGTGAATATAATACATCTAATGCACAAAAAATGTCACAGGAATTTGCGATGAAACAGGAACAAATCAATAAGggctatgaaataaaatcattaaatgttAAACAAGACGATAAAATCGCAGAAGCAAACATACAACAACAGACATccgttttcaataattataatcaccCACCAGTTTTTATTTCCACTGAAACAGAAAACAAAGAAAGCGGCGTATCAGCCAAAACCAGCATTATGAAGCAGAACCAAAACGCtccctttttaaaaaaatgtaacccatctgaaaataaacaaaatctgtCTGCGCCTCATACTTATAATCCAACTAATCCAAAAGTTCAATCCAAAACACCGTCCAAAGAAAACCCTAAAATGGCAGGTACTACAAAAGTAACAAATAAGCCTACGATTGAAAGGGGATCCTTGATAGAAGCTCTTACAATAGCTCCGGAGAGACCATATAGCCCTTTATCTTTTCACATACCAAATCCGAGTTACGCCTCAACTTCTTTTGATCAAAATCAAACGCAAAATTCTGAACTTTTACAACCAATGCCAAACCAGAACACTAATAACTCGACCTATCACTCTGATCCAAATCAATTTGGCCAAGCAAATATGCAAGCTAATATGTTCCAAACATCTTCCGAAGCATCTGCTTTTAAACCAGTAAATAGACAAACGCTTCCACCGCAACAACCTCAAGAGTTTTGTGGAGTTTCTAATTATCCTCATCAAAATAAAGACTTCGTTTTGCAACAACAATCTAATACCAATTTTTCGGAAAACTTTTCTACTAGTATTTCCGGCGCACACCAAGGCTTTTCACCGATAACAACTGCTGAATGCTATAGTGCACAGCCGAATTCGCAAAATACAATGGCTTCTcctatattacaaaaatctGGTTTACATAGACCGGATAGTATTCCTCCTTATCAACAAAATTTAGAAAGTTCACATCCTCAGATAATATCAGACTCAAACAAAGCTCAGCCAACAAATCCTGGTAGTGGACAACGAGAGATCCCTCTACTGCAGAAATCTGAAATACCTCAGATTAGAACACCGGTGCCACAACCTCAAACTAAGTTTAAAACCGAAACCTCTATGTCATTTCAGCCTGTTCATGATGAAGCACAAAATATGTCAAGATATTCACCAACCAATAGTCGTCCAAGCACACCTAGTATGATTAATAAGCCTGCGCCAATAATACCTCATTATCAAATGAATTTAGTTACCGTAGAGCATGTTGCTCCCGAAGGTCGAATGTATAAACCTGGTAGTGGAGAAGTTAGCCGTTCTTCAACACCTAAATTGAATAGCCGTTCACCAGCTCCTACGCTCCCAGCAACTTCTAATTCCTTAAAAGCACAAGCTCCTAGAATAAAAGACTCAACACAAAGATATAACGCTAAACAATGCCAGCCTTCTGTACCACCAAgttcatcatttaaaaaagaatatgatACAAGCTTTCAAGataataatgtaaaacaatGGCTCCAAAATCAACCAGCGCTTGTAAAGGAAGAACAACAATCTAATTTAGAATACCAAACTCAATCATATAACAGaggtaattcaaatattaaagaagATTCTATGATAAACCAAAATTATGGTCAGAGGCAAATGgaatcacaaaataaatttgaatacggTAGTACTACTGTTGAATCTatgaaaaaaacttttgaacaaTTTGAAAGCGCGCAATCCGcaaaaacaatagaaataagACAAGGCGCAGTACAACCTTCTAATACATATCAACAAACCAAACCTACAATTCAACCATCcaattataacttaaaacagGTCTTTCCTCCTCCCATCAAGGAAACCATGTCACCCCAgcaaaatttatcttttaatactaCTAACCAAAATGTTGCCACCATTAGTAATCAAACTGAAGTTTATCAACCGACTCCTTATATATCTGGTGCTAACCAAGGTCCAGTGTGTGATCCTACCCCGTCGACAGGTTCCAGTGTAGGAGCTGCCGCTCGTGGCAAAGCTTTTGGTGTATCATCAGCCCCAAAAAGGGGGCGAGGAGTATTAAACAAAGCTGCTCTACCTGGGTCTCGTGTTCCTCTTTGTGGCTCGTGCAATGGAAATATTAG AGGTCCATTCATCACTGCTCTGGGTCGCATATGGTGCCCCGAACACTTCATCTGCGTTAACGCGACCTGCCGACGCCAGTTGCAAGACATTGGCTTTGTGGAAGAAAATGGCCAGCTTTATTGCGAGTATTGTTTCGAACAATACATCGCTCCGGCTTGCGACAAATGCCATGCTAAGATTAAAGGA GATTGCTTAAACGCGATCGGCAAACACTTCCACCCAGAGTGCTTCAGCTGCGTCTATTGTCAAAAACTCTTTGGAAACAATCCGTTCTTTTTAGAAGATGGATTACCTTACTGTGAAGCAG ACTGGAACGAGCTCTTTACGACGAAATGTTTCGCCTGCGGGTTCCCCGTGGAGGCGGGCGACAGGTGGGTCGAGGCGCTCAACAATAACTACCACAGTCAGTGCTTCAACTGCACG GTGTGCAAAAAGAATCTCGAAGGACAGAGCTTCTTCGCCAAGGGAGGACGACCTTTCTGCAAGATGCACGCCCGCTAG